From Zerene cesonia ecotype Mississippi chromosome 13, Zerene_cesonia_1.1, whole genome shotgun sequence, the proteins below share one genomic window:
- the LOC119831558 gene encoding LOW QUALITY PROTEIN: uncharacterized protein LOC119831558 (The sequence of the model RefSeq protein was modified relative to this genomic sequence to represent the inferred CDS: substituted 2 bases at 2 genomic stop codons), which translates to MFSKVFVVSAVLAVASAGLLPAAHYSPASAVSSQSIVRHEQPLAVAAPVAYHAAPVAYQAAPVAYATPARYSSAAAVSSQNIIRHQPSIAVAAPVASVAYSSPARYYSGAALSSQNIVRHGVVAPVQYAAPARVAVAHAAPVVHAAPAHVAVEEYDVSYTRAYNLTIVHILGYRXMSYILXMFVQAHPRYDFAYSVADGHTGDNKSQHESRDGDVVHGEYSLLEADGSVRRVEYTADPHNGFNAVVSNSAPAHAAPVAHSIVRHEQPLAVAAPVAYHAAPVAYQAAPVAYATPARYSSAAAVSSQNIIRHQPSIAVAAPVASVAYSSPAPPARVAVAHAAPVVHAAPLVHAAPAHVAVEEYDAHPRYDFAYSVADGHTGDNKSQHESRDGDVVHGEYSLLEADGSVRRVEYTADPHNGFNAVVSNSAPAHAAPVAHAPIVAHH; encoded by the exons ATGTTCTCAAAA gtatttGTGGTAAGCGCTGTATTAGCAGTTGCTTCAGCTGGTCTGCTGCCCGCAGCTCACTACTCCCCCGCATCCGCGGTCTCCTCTCAGAGCATCGTGCGCCACGAGCAGCCCCTTGCTGTAGCCGCCCCCGTCGCCTACCACGCCGCTCCCGTTGCCTACCAAGCCGCCCCAGTCGCCTACGCCACCCCCGCCCGCTACTCGTCCGCCGCGGCTGTCTCCTCACAGAACATCATCAGACACCAGCCATCCATCGCTGTCGCCGCTCCCGTCGCCTCCGTAGCCTACTCCTCCCCCGCCCGCTATTACTCTGGCGCCGCCCTCTCTTCCCAAAACATTGTCCGTCATGGCGTAGTTGCCCCCGTCCAATACGCAGCTCCCGCTCGCGTTGCCGTTGCCCACGCCGCTCCCGTCGTCCACGCCGCTCCCGCTCATGTCGCTGTTGAGGAATACGATGTAAGTTACACAAGAGCATATAATTTGACAATAGTTCACATACTTGGTTATAGATAGATGAGTTATATATTGTGAATGTTTGTACAGGCGCACCCCAGATACGACTTCGCGTACTCCGTAGCCGACGGCCACACCGGCGACAACAAGTCCCAGCACGAGAGCCGCGACGGTGACGTTGTGCACGGCGAGTACTCGCTGCTCGAGGCTGACGGCTCAGTGCGCCGCGTGGAGTACACCGCTGACCCACACAACGGCTTCAACGCTGTGGTCTCCAACTCCGCTCCCGCCCACGCCGCTCCTGTCGCTCAC AGCATCGTGCGCCACGAGCAGCCCCTTGCTGTAGCCGCCCCCGTCGCCTACCACGCCGCTCCCGTCGCCTACCAAGCCGCCCCAGTCGCCTACGCCACCCCCGCCCGCTACTCGTCCGCCGCGGCTGTCTCCTCACAGAACATCATCAGACACCAGCCATCCATCGCTGTCGCCGCTCCCGTCGCCTCAGTAGCCTACTCCTCCCCCGCCC CTCCGGCTCGCGTTGCCGTTGCCCACGCCGCTCCCGTCGTCCACGCCGCTCCTCTCGTCCATGCCGCTCCCGCCCATGTCGCTGTTGAGGAATACGAT GCGCACCCCAGGTACGACTTCGCGTACTCCGTAGCCGACGGCCACACCGGCGACAACAAGTCCCAGCACGAGAGCCGCGACGGTGACGTCGTGCACGGCGAGTACTCGCTGCTCGAGGCTGACGGCTCAGTGCGCCGCGTGGAGTACACCGCTGACCCACACAACGGCTTCAACGCTGTGGTCTCCAACTCCGCTCCCGCCCACGCCGCTCCCGTCGCTCACGCTCCCATCGTCGCtcatcattaa